In Nicotiana tabacum cultivar K326 chromosome 17, ASM71507v2, whole genome shotgun sequence, one DNA window encodes the following:
- the LOC107784224 gene encoding uncharacterized protein ycf23 — protein sequence MSISIYTPISPKNQILLKPNQNSLVLPRCISFARRRTSTTRALLSHNKEAVLKEFHEKRALKIIAGLQNLDKENVASVVTAADKGGATHVDIACDPELVKLAISLTNLPVCVSSVDPAAFPAAVEAGALMVEIGNYDSFYEKGLVFSPEQILKLTKETKRILPSVTLSVTVPHTLSLPDQVKLAELLEQEGVDIIQTEGGKCSIPSKAGVLGLIEKATPTLAAAYSISRAVNIPVMCSSGLSAVTAPMAITAGAAGVGVGSAINKLNDQVAMIAEVKSIAHSLGLSTMTQNLFKGSSLRL from the exons atgagcATCTCAATCTACACACCAATTTCTCCCAAAAACCAAATACTTTTGAAACCAAATCAGAATTCCCTTGTACTTCCAAGGTGCATTTCATTTGCTAGAAGAAGAACAAGTACCACGAGAGCCCTGCTTTCACATAACAAAGAAGCAGTCTTGAAAGAATTTCATGAGAAAAGAGCCCTTAAG ATTATTGCAGGATTGCAGAATCTAGACAAAGAGAATGTGGCTTCTGTTGTTACTGCTGCAGATAAG GGGGGAGCAACCCATGTAGACATCGCTTGTGACCCTGAGCTGGTCAAGCTTGCCATAAGCTTGACTAACCTTCCG GTTTGTGTTTCTTCTGTGGATCCTGCAGCATTTCCAGCTGCTGTTGAAGCAGGAGCCTTAATG GTCGAGATCGGAAACTATGACTCGTTCTATGAGAAGGGATTGGTATTCTCTCCTGAGCAG ATTCTGAAACTAACAAAGGAGACAAAGAGGATACTTCCATCAGTGACATTGTCAGTTACTGTGCCTCACACACTAAGCCTTCCCGATCAG GTCAAGCTGGCCGAGCTATTAGAACAAGAAGGTGTTGACATTATCCAAACAGAAGGAGGAAAATGCTCTATTCCATCAAAGGCCGGTGTCCTTGGTTTAATCGAAAAG gcaacaccaacactagcaGCTGCTTACTCAATTTCAAGGgcagtcaatatccctgtcatgTGTTCATCTGGATTGAGCGCAGTCACAGCACCAATGGCGATAACAGCTGGAGCTGCTGGCGTG GGCGTTGGCTCGGCCATCAACAAGCTTAACGATCAGGTGGCAATGATCGCGGAAGTCAAATCCATAGCTCATTCATTAGGATTGTCAACAATGACTCAGAATCTGTTTAAGGGGAGCAGTTTGAGACTGTAA
- the LOC107784232 gene encoding 3-oxoacyl-[acyl-carrier-protein] synthase I, chloroplastic has translation MQSIQSPSFRPSPLDPLKKTVPQFSNVRSLSHVKRVPFISASATTVSAPKREKDPKKRVVITGMGLVSVFGNDVDTYYDRLLAGESGISLIDRFDASKFPTRFGGQIRGFTSDGYIDGKNDRRLDDCLRYAIVAGKKALENADLGGDRLGKIDKERAGILVGTGMGGLTVFSDGVQNLIEKGHRKITPFFIPYAITNMGSALLGIDLGFMGPNYSISTACATSNYCFYAAANHIRRGEADLMLAGGTEAAIIPIGLGGFVACRALSQRNDDPQTASRPWDKERDGFVMGEGSGVLVMESLEHAMKRGAPIIAEYLGGAVNCDAHHMTDPRADGLGVSSCIQSSLEDAGVSPEEVNYINAHATSTIVGDIAEVNAIKKVFKNTSGIKMNATKSMIGHCLGAAGGMEAIATVKAITTGWVHPSINQFNPEPSVEFDTVPNKKQQHEVNVGISNSFGFGGHNSVVAFSAFKP, from the exons ATGCAATCAATCCAATCTCCATCTTTCCGTCCATCTCCACTCGATCCACTCAAAAAAACCGTCCCCCAATTCTCCAATGTGAGGTCATTGAGTCATGTCAAAAGAGTGCCCTTTATTTCAGCTTCAGCCACCACTGTTTCCGctccaaaaagagaaaaagacccAAAGAAAAGGGTTGTTATAACTGGGATGGGCCTTGTTTCTGTGTTCGGTAATGACGTCGATACTTACTATGACAGACTTTTGGCTGGTGAAAGTGGGATTTCACTCATTGATCGTTTTGATGCTTCTAAGTTCCCCACAAGATTTGGGGGACAAATTCGTGGGTTTACATCAGACGGATATATTGATGGGAAGAATGATAGGAGACTTGATGATTGTCTTAGGTATGCCATTGTTGCTGGGAAAAAAGCTCTTGAAAATGCAGATCTTGGTGGTGACAGACTTGGAAAG ATTGATAAGGAGCGAGCAGGTATTCTGGTAGGAACAGGAATGGGTGGTCTTACGGTTTTCTCAGATGGCGTCCAAAACCTTATTGAAAAGGGTCACAGGAAAATTACTCCATTTTTTATACCATATGCCATAACAAACATGGGTTCTGCCTTGCTTGGTATTGATCTTGGTTTTATGGGACCAAACTACTCAATCTCGACTGCTTGTGCTACCTCCAATTATTGTTTTTATGCTGCCGCCAATCACATTCGCAGAGGTGAAGCTGATTTGATGCTAGCTGGTGGTACTGAAGCTGCCATAATACCTATTGGATTAGGAGGTTTTGTGGCATGTAGAGCTTTGTCTCAAAGGAATGATGATCCACAAACTGCTTCCAGACCATGGGACAAAGAAAGAGATGGCTTTGTTATGGGCGAGGGGTCTGGAGTCTTG GTGATGGAAAGTTTGGAGCATGCAATGAAACGAGGAGCGCCAATAATTGCAGAGTATTTGGGTGGTGCAGTTAATTGTGATGCTCATCACATGACTGATCCCCGAGCTGATGGTCTTGGTGTTTCGTCATGTATTCAAAGCAGCCTTGAAGATGCTGGAGTGTCACCAGAAGAG gtTAATTACATCAATGCTCATGCAACTTCCACCATTGTTGGTGATATAGCAGAGGTAAATGCTATTAAGAAGGTATTCAAGAACACCTCAGGAATCAAAATGAATGCAACCAAG TCTATGATAGGGCATTGCCTGGGCGCTGCTGGTGGTATGGAAGCTATTGCAACAGTTAAAGCTATTACAACCGGCTGGGTGCATCCTTCAATTAACCAATTT AATCCCGAGCCTTCAGTGGAGTTTGATACTGTTCCAAACAAAAAACAGCAGCATGAAGTGAATGTCG GAATCTCAAATTCCTTTGGTTTTGGTGGTCACAACTCTGTCGTCGCCTTTTCTGCATTCAAGCCTTAA
- the LOC107784237 gene encoding DNA replication licensing factor MCM3 homolog 2 isoform X2, translating into MDLSDEVRASHKRTFLKFFEQTELDTELKKDFDSMINNNRRRVILDLSDFYNDREGSDLARRILQNPSEYMQPLVDSLTDMIRTHNPKYLKEGEQVLVGFTGPFVSRRVTPRELLSRFIGSMVCVEGIVTKCSLVRPKVVKSVHFCPTTEKFMAREYRDITSNVGLPTGSVYPTRDDNGNLLVTEYGLCTYKDHQTLSMQEVPENSAPGQLPRTVDIVVEDDLVDSCKPGDRVAVVGVYKALPSKSQGSMNGVFRTILIANNVSLLNKSANAPNYTEKVLKDIKNICGRDDTFDLLANSLAPSIYGHLWIKKAVVLLMLGGIEKNLKNGTHLRGDINMMMVGDPSVAKSQLLRAIMNIAPLAISTTGRGSSGVGLTAAVTSDQETGERRLEAGAMVLADRGVVCIDEFDKMNDQDRVAIHEVMEQQTVTIAKAGIHASLNARCSVVAAANPIYGSYDRSLTPTKNIGLPDSLLSRFDLLFIVLDQMDPGVDRQISEHVLRMHQYRTIDGGSSTSDDNSRYEEQNDKDEMPVYVKHNRTLHGNSSRRKKDVLTIQFLKTYIHYAKNRIHPELTDEASDHIATAYAELRSASTNAKTGGGTLPITARTLETIIRLSTAHAKLKLRRQVLKSDVDAALQVLHFAIYHQELTEMEEREQEREKELEKKRRADHDAGNNGSARKRRAEHDAGTESADHEANGVGEAMETDDPSAAEISVSPERLQAFSAVLGRHRSSQHVEQISVADVESVVNNGAPVPYSKAEIEKLLQMMQEKGQLWIHSDTNVVYFM; encoded by the exons ATGGATCTAAGTGATGAAGTCAGGGCATCGCACAAAAGAACTTTCCTCAAATTCTTTGAACAAACT GAGCTGGACACGGAGCTGAAGAAGGATTTTGACTCAATGATCAACAATAACAGGCGTCGTGTCATTTTGGACCTCTCTGATTTCTACAATGACAGAGAAGGCTCTGATTTGGCTCGCAG GATTCTTCAGAATCCAAGTGAATATATGCAGCCATTGGTTGATTCTTTAACGGATATGATCCGGACCCATAATCCCAAGTACCTTAAAGAAGGAGAGCAAGTGTTGGTTGGGTTTACTGGTCCATTTGTTTCGAGGAGAGTAACCCCAAGAGAGCTTTTGTCCCGTTTCATTGGTTCCATGGTCTGCGTTGAAGGAATTGTTACCAAGT GTTCTCTTGTGAGGCCAAAGGTAGTAAAGAGTGTCCACTTTTGCCCGACAACTGAGAAATTCATGGCCCGTGAATACAGAGATATCACGTCAAATGTTGGTCTGCCAACTGGTTCTGTGTACCCGACACGG GATGATAATGGAAATTTGCTAGTTACAGAATATGGGCTATGCACATATAAAGATCACCAAACTTTATCAATGCAAGAGGTTCCTGAAAATTCTGCTCCTGGTCAACTTCCTCGAACAGTTGATATAGTTGTGGAGGATGATCTTGTTGATTCATGCAAGCCTGGAGACCGTGTAGCAGTTGTTGGGGTATACAAAGCTCTTCCTAGTAAAAGCCAAGGAAGCATGAATGGGGTATTCAG AACAATCCTCATAGCTAACAATGTGTCTCTCCTTAACAAGTCAGCAAATGCGCCAAACTACACAGAGAAAGTCCTGAAAGACATCAAGAATATATGTGGTAGGGATGATACTTTTGACCTACTTGCTAATTCACTGGCTCCTTCAATCTATGGGCATTTGTGGATAAAGAAAGCAGTAGTTCTGCTCATGCTCGGTGGGATTGAAAAGAACTTGAAAAATGGAACTCATTTAAGAGG TGATATAAACATGATGATGGTTGGTGATCCATCTGTTGCCAAGTCTCAGCTGCTGAGAGCAATTATGAATATTGCTCCATTAGCAATATCAACTACTGGTCGTGGTTCTTCTGGAGTTGGTTTGACAGCCGCAGTTACTTCTGATCAAGAAACAG GAGAAAGAAGGCTAGAAGCTGGTGCCATGGTACTTGCTGACAGAGGTGTTGTTTGCATTGATGAGTTCGATAAAATGAATGATCAAGATCGAGTTGCTATACATGAAGTTATGGAACAGCAGACTGTAACAATTGCTAAAGCAGGAATCCATGCATCATTGAATGCTCGATGCAGTGTAGTTGCAGCTGCAAATCCCATATATGGTTCT TATGACCGATCATTAACTCCAACGAAGAACATCGGACTTCCAGACTCTCTGCTCTCTCGTTTTGATTTGTTGTTTATTGTTCTGGATCAAATGGATCCTGGGGTTGATCGTCAAATTTCTGAGCATGTTTTGCGCATGCATCAGTATCGTACAATAGATGGAG GTAGCTCGACATCAGATGACAATTCAAGATATGAAGAGCAAAATGACAAGGACGAAATGCCTGTCTATGTTAAGCATAATCGGACGTTACATGGTAATTCAAGTCGGCGTAAAAAGGATGTGCTGACCATCCAGTTTCTTAAGACATACATTCATTATGCAAAAAACAGGATCCACCCTGAACTGACTGATGAG GCATCTGATCACATAGCTACTGCTTACGCAGAGCTTAGGAGTGCCAGTACAAATGCGAAG ACTGGGGGAGGAACACTTCCAATTACTGCCAGAACTTTGGAAACAATTATTCGGCTCTCAACTGCCCATGCCAAGCTGAAGTTGAGAAGACAG GTTTTGAAGTCTGATGTTGACGCTGCTCTTCAAGTTCTACATTTTGCCATATATCATCAAGAACTGACTGAGATGGAGGAACGTGAGCAAGAAAGAGAAAAGGAATTGGAGAAAAAGCGCAGAGCTGACCATGATGCTGGTAATAATGGTTCAGCTCGTAAACGCAGAGCTGAGCATGATGCTGGTACTGAATCAGCTGATCATGAAGCCAACGGAGTTGG TGAAGCAATGGAAACTGATGATCCTTCGGCAGCTGAAATCAGCGTATCTCCTGAGAG ATTGCAAGCATTCAGTGCAGTGCTTGGTAGGCACAGGAGCTCACAACATGTTGAACAAATTTCAGTTGCTGATGTAGAGAGTGTTGTCAACAATGGGGCTCCTGTACCTTACTCAAAGGCGGAGATAGAGAAACTATTACAG ATGATGCAAGAGAAAGGCCAATTGTGGATACATAGTGACACCAATGTTGTTTACTTCATGTAA
- the LOC107784237 gene encoding DNA replication licensing factor MCM3 homolog 2 isoform X1, whose translation MDLSDEVRASHKRTFLKFFEQTELDTELKKDFDSMINNNRRRVILDLSDFYNDREGSDLARRILQNPSEYMQPLVDSLTDMIRTHNPKYLKEGEQVLVGFTGPFVSRRVTPRELLSRFIGSMVCVEGIVTKCSLVRPKVVKSVHFCPTTEKFMAREYRDITSNVGLPTGSVYPTRDDNGNLLVTEYGLCTYKDHQTLSMQEVPENSAPGQLPRTVDIVVEDDLVDSCKPGDRVAVVGVYKALPSKSQGSMNGVFRTILIANNVSLLNKSANAPNYTEKVLKDIKNICGRDDTFDLLANSLAPSIYGHLWIKKAVVLLMLGGIEKNLKNGTHLRGDINMMMVGDPSVAKSQLLRAIMNIAPLAISTTGRGSSGVGLTAAVTSDQETGERRLEAGAMVLADRGVVCIDEFDKMNDQDRVAIHEVMEQQTVTIAKAGIHASLNARCSVVAAANPIYGSYDRSLTPTKNIGLPDSLLSRFDLLFIVLDQMDPGVDRQISEHVLRMHQYRTIDGGSSTSDDNSRYEEQNDKDEMPVYVKHNRTLHGNSSRRKKDVLTIQFLKTYIHYAKNRIHPELTDEASDHIATAYAELRSASTNAKTGGGTLPITARTLETIIRLSTAHAKLKLRRQVLKSDVDAALQVLHFAIYHQELTEMEEREQEREKELEKKRRADHDAGNNGSARKRRAEHDAGTESADHEANGVGGSEAMETDDPSAAEISVSPERLQAFSAVLGRHRSSQHVEQISVADVESVVNNGAPVPYSKAEIEKLLQMMQEKGQLWIHSDTNVVYFM comes from the exons ATGGATCTAAGTGATGAAGTCAGGGCATCGCACAAAAGAACTTTCCTCAAATTCTTTGAACAAACT GAGCTGGACACGGAGCTGAAGAAGGATTTTGACTCAATGATCAACAATAACAGGCGTCGTGTCATTTTGGACCTCTCTGATTTCTACAATGACAGAGAAGGCTCTGATTTGGCTCGCAG GATTCTTCAGAATCCAAGTGAATATATGCAGCCATTGGTTGATTCTTTAACGGATATGATCCGGACCCATAATCCCAAGTACCTTAAAGAAGGAGAGCAAGTGTTGGTTGGGTTTACTGGTCCATTTGTTTCGAGGAGAGTAACCCCAAGAGAGCTTTTGTCCCGTTTCATTGGTTCCATGGTCTGCGTTGAAGGAATTGTTACCAAGT GTTCTCTTGTGAGGCCAAAGGTAGTAAAGAGTGTCCACTTTTGCCCGACAACTGAGAAATTCATGGCCCGTGAATACAGAGATATCACGTCAAATGTTGGTCTGCCAACTGGTTCTGTGTACCCGACACGG GATGATAATGGAAATTTGCTAGTTACAGAATATGGGCTATGCACATATAAAGATCACCAAACTTTATCAATGCAAGAGGTTCCTGAAAATTCTGCTCCTGGTCAACTTCCTCGAACAGTTGATATAGTTGTGGAGGATGATCTTGTTGATTCATGCAAGCCTGGAGACCGTGTAGCAGTTGTTGGGGTATACAAAGCTCTTCCTAGTAAAAGCCAAGGAAGCATGAATGGGGTATTCAG AACAATCCTCATAGCTAACAATGTGTCTCTCCTTAACAAGTCAGCAAATGCGCCAAACTACACAGAGAAAGTCCTGAAAGACATCAAGAATATATGTGGTAGGGATGATACTTTTGACCTACTTGCTAATTCACTGGCTCCTTCAATCTATGGGCATTTGTGGATAAAGAAAGCAGTAGTTCTGCTCATGCTCGGTGGGATTGAAAAGAACTTGAAAAATGGAACTCATTTAAGAGG TGATATAAACATGATGATGGTTGGTGATCCATCTGTTGCCAAGTCTCAGCTGCTGAGAGCAATTATGAATATTGCTCCATTAGCAATATCAACTACTGGTCGTGGTTCTTCTGGAGTTGGTTTGACAGCCGCAGTTACTTCTGATCAAGAAACAG GAGAAAGAAGGCTAGAAGCTGGTGCCATGGTACTTGCTGACAGAGGTGTTGTTTGCATTGATGAGTTCGATAAAATGAATGATCAAGATCGAGTTGCTATACATGAAGTTATGGAACAGCAGACTGTAACAATTGCTAAAGCAGGAATCCATGCATCATTGAATGCTCGATGCAGTGTAGTTGCAGCTGCAAATCCCATATATGGTTCT TATGACCGATCATTAACTCCAACGAAGAACATCGGACTTCCAGACTCTCTGCTCTCTCGTTTTGATTTGTTGTTTATTGTTCTGGATCAAATGGATCCTGGGGTTGATCGTCAAATTTCTGAGCATGTTTTGCGCATGCATCAGTATCGTACAATAGATGGAG GTAGCTCGACATCAGATGACAATTCAAGATATGAAGAGCAAAATGACAAGGACGAAATGCCTGTCTATGTTAAGCATAATCGGACGTTACATGGTAATTCAAGTCGGCGTAAAAAGGATGTGCTGACCATCCAGTTTCTTAAGACATACATTCATTATGCAAAAAACAGGATCCACCCTGAACTGACTGATGAG GCATCTGATCACATAGCTACTGCTTACGCAGAGCTTAGGAGTGCCAGTACAAATGCGAAG ACTGGGGGAGGAACACTTCCAATTACTGCCAGAACTTTGGAAACAATTATTCGGCTCTCAACTGCCCATGCCAAGCTGAAGTTGAGAAGACAG GTTTTGAAGTCTGATGTTGACGCTGCTCTTCAAGTTCTACATTTTGCCATATATCATCAAGAACTGACTGAGATGGAGGAACGTGAGCAAGAAAGAGAAAAGGAATTGGAGAAAAAGCGCAGAGCTGACCATGATGCTGGTAATAATGGTTCAGCTCGTAAACGCAGAGCTGAGCATGATGCTGGTACTGAATCAGCTGATCATGAAGCCAACGGAGTTGG GGGCAGTGAAGCAATGGAAACTGATGATCCTTCGGCAGCTGAAATCAGCGTATCTCCTGAGAG ATTGCAAGCATTCAGTGCAGTGCTTGGTAGGCACAGGAGCTCACAACATGTTGAACAAATTTCAGTTGCTGATGTAGAGAGTGTTGTCAACAATGGGGCTCCTGTACCTTACTCAAAGGCGGAGATAGAGAAACTATTACAG ATGATGCAAGAGAAAGGCCAATTGTGGATACATAGTGACACCAATGTTGTTTACTTCATGTAA
- the LOC107784248 gene encoding uncharacterized protein At2g34460, chloroplastic, producing MATATGLCFLRTSLFQTFSFTSKPHSVTLFDNKVHSFHLRAVNIEGSEIEGKEEVSISEKKRIFVAGATGSTGKRIVEQLLAKGFAVKAGVLDIDKAKSILSGPNPDLQIVKADVTEGSARLADAIGNDSDAVICATGFRRSLDFLAPWKVDNFGTVNLVEACRTLGVKRFILISSILVNGAEMGQLFNPAYVFLNVLGLTLVAKLQAEQYIRRSGINYTIVRPGGLRNDPPQGNIVMEQEDTLYEGSISRDQVAEVAVEALLHPESHYKVVEIVARTDAPKRSFEELFGSIKQH from the exons ATGGCTACTGCCACTGGTCTTTGCTTCCTTAGAACTTCTCTGTTTCAAACCTTTTCTTTTACCTCTAAACCGCACTCTGTTACTCTCTTTGACAACAAAGTTCATTCTTTTCATCTCAGAGCAGTAAAT ATAGAAGGAAGTGAAATTGAAGGTAAAGAGGAAGTGAGTATCAGTGAAAAGAAGAGAATATTTGTTGCAGGTGCAACTGGGAGCACTGGGAAGAGGATTGTTGAGCAGCTTTTGGCTAAGGGTTTTGCTGTCAAGGCTGGGGTTCTTGATATTGATAAGGCTAAATCAATCTTATCGGGTCCAAACCCTGACCTTCAGATT GTTAAAGCGGATGTCACAGAGGGATCAGCAAGGCTAGCTGATGCCATTGGCAATGATTCAGATGCAGTAATATGTGCTACAGGTTTTCGGCGTTCATTGGATTTTCTGGCTCCATGGAAG GTTGATAACTTTGGGACAGTGAACCTTGTTGAAGCATGCCGAACACTTGGTGTTAAAAGATTCATCCTTATTAGCTCCATTCTGGTCAATGGGGCTGAAATGGGCCAATTGTTTAATCCAGCATATGTATTTCTCAATGTTCTTGGATTGACATTGGTAGCAAAACTCCAAGCTGAACAATATATTCGGAGATCTGGGATCAACTACACAATAGTAAGGCCTGGTGGGCTAAGAAATGATCCACCTCAAGGAAACATTGTAATGGAACAAGAG GATACCCTATATGAAGGCTCAATATCTAGAGATCAGGTAGCTGAAGTAGCAGTTGAGGCATTACTCCATCCAGAATCTCATTACAAAGTCGTGGAGATCGTAGCTCGTACTGATGCCCCTAAACGTTCATTCGAGGAACTATTTGGTTCCATAAAACAGCACTAA